The sequence AGCGGATTCCTGGATGAAGAATATGCGAAAGCTGGAGCGGAATTGATCGACGGAGCGGCTGAGGTATGGAGCGGCGCCGAAATGGTAATGAAGGTTAAAGAACCGCTGGAGAGCGAATACGGATATTTCCGTGCCGGTCTTGTACTGTTCACTTACCTGCATCTGGCTCCCGAGCCTGCCTTGGCAAAGGCGCTGCAAGAAAAAGGCGTATTCGCCATCGGCTATGAGACGGTTACCGAAGGCCGCACACTGCCGCTGCTGACTCCGATGAGCGAAGTGGCGGGCCGGATGTCCGTTCAATTGGGCGCTCAATTCCTGCAAAGAAACTATGGCGGCCAAGGCATTCTGCTGGCTGGCGTTCCCGGCGTAAGCAGAGGCAAGGTTAGCATCATCGGCGGCGGCGTTGTCGGCACGAATGCGGCCAAGATGGCTATCGGACTTGGAGCGGACGTTACGATTGTTGACCTGAGCGCCGACAGACTGCGCCAGCTGGACGATATTTTCGGCGCACAAATCAACACGCTGATCTCGAATCCGTACAACATCGCCAAAGCGGTTGCCGAAGCGGACGTGCTGGTGGGCGCGGTGCTCATCCCGGGCGCGAAAGCTCCGAAGCTCGTCACGGAAGAAATGGTGAAGACGATGAAACCGGGCTCTGTTATCGTTGACGTGGCCATCGACCAAGGCGGTATCGTGGAGACGATCGACAAAGTGACGACACATGACAATCCGGTATTCGAAAAGCACGGCGTGCTGCACTATTCCGTAGCCAATATGCCGGGTGCTGTCGCCAAGACGTCGACGATTGCTCTGACGAACGTTACCGTTCCTTACGCGCTGCAAATCGCGGGCAAAGGCGCGCTGAAGGCTGTTCAAGAGAATGAAGGCCTGATGAACGGCGTCAATATCGCGAATGGCAAAATCACCTGCAAGGCTGTGGCCGAAGCGCTCGGCGAGGAATATTTTACGGTAGCCCAAGCGATGTCGCAGGAATTTACCCTGATCTAAATAGAGAAAAAGATTCCCGATGAAGAAGAGGAACCCCAACCCCCAATGATGGAACAGCGCCCGTTAAATACGGGACTGTTCTTTTTTTGGCCTGAGTTTCCCGGCGCTTGTCGAAGCGGATCTGTCTGATGGCAGGTTTTCAGTAAAGCTGAAGCATACTATAATGAAAAAACCCTATAATCATAATATCTCGTATACATGCATGACTCGGCTATTCTGAAGGTTGGAGTGGAAAAAAATGGCGGAAACCGGATCGATCTTTGACCGTTTTTTTGACAGTATGGAGTCCCTGGCGGATACGATCAGCGAATCGCTGCAATCCCAAGTGACCATTGAAGATGATAAGCATCACGTCATCGGCTACAGTTCCCATCAATTTGAAAGCGACCCTGCCCGGATCTCAACAATCATCGGCAAGCGTGTGCCCGACTCCGTTATTATCGGTTTGCGGAAAAAGGGCATCATGCGCCAGTTGGAGAATACACCGCATCCCATCCGGATATCGGGTGTAATGGAGGTGGGGCTGGGACCCCGTCTGGCGATGTGCATCAAGCATCAAAAGGAAGTTCTCGGCTATATTTGGGTCGTGGATGCGGGCAATTTGGCGGAGGGATATGCGGAAAGCGTCGTGGAAAAAGCGGCGCAAATCGCCGCGCGCTACCTGCTGAAACAGCGGGGCTGGAAGACGAAGCAGACGCGGGCGCAGGAAGATTTTTTCTGGAAGCTGCTGACCTCACATTACGGCACGGAGCAGGATATTAAGCGGGATGGAGAAGCGGATAACATTATGCTGCCGCCTGGATATTTTATCGGCGTATTTGAACCTGACCGGGCGGTGGATGACCATTTTCTGCTCAAATTCCGGCAGACTGCGGAAAGCTATTCCGGTGTCTCGCTAGTCTTTCTAACCACGGAGCATAACCGGATTATTATCCTGTTTTCTTTTCTCTATTCAATAGAAGGGACGCAGACGCTGTCCTCCTTTATGACGCTGCTCGTCGAACAGATGAACAAGAGCGAAGGCTGCCGGATATCGGGGGGATGCAGTCTGTATTACGGGGAGTACCTCTCTGCGGCTGTCGCCTATACGGAGGCGGTGTCCATTGTTGAAATCAAGCGGCTGCTGCCTTTTCAAGCCCGCGAGCTGCTGCTCTACGAGGATATGGGGTTTTGGGCGCATATTCCGGCGATTATCGAGCAAAAGCGAAGCCGGGGCCGCAGAAGTCCCTTGCTTAATCCGCTGAAGGAGCATGACCGGGTTCACAAGACCGATTTTGTTAAAACCGTCGCCGCCTACCTCACCTTTAACGGTAATCTGAAGGAATCAGCCGCTTTTTTGCATATTCATACGAATACCTTAATGTACAGATTGAACCGGATCGCCGAAATTACGGGAAAAAATCTAAAGGATACCCATTACCGCTTCTCGATCTATTTAGATATTTTGACGGAAGAGACTCGGCAGTTGAATCAGTGGTTCGCGGAAGATTGATGAAAGGTATGGCGGTTGAGCGAATTTAATGGCAGAAAATATATACATGGATGTAACATAAACCGGGCGTTACTGCGCCAATCTTATTACACTCTGTACAATGAAAAGTGAGGATACGGGTCGTAACATAGTGTTTAGGAATGACCAGATCATGAACGGAGGGATAGGAATGCAGACGCAAAACATATTCGTTAACGGTGCCCGGCTGAAGGATACCATCGAGGCATTTGCTGATTTCGGACGTACGCCTGCGAACGGTGTTACCCGGCTGAGCTTAAGCGAAGAGGACATCAAGGTGCGGGATTACTTCCGTTCCTGCTGCGAAGAGCTGGGAATGACCGTCAAAGTGGACGATATGGGCTGTATGTATGCGACGCTGGAAGGCACTGAGGATAAGCCCCCGATTGTAATGGGTTCCCACCTGGATAGCGTAGTGAAAGGCGGGCGTTTCGACGGCGTTCTGGGCGTAATCACCGGTCTTGAGGTTGTGCGGACCCTTGTGGATCATGGCATTAAGCCGAGGATTCCGGTAACGGTCATGAACTTCACGAATGAGGAAGGCGCGCGGTTCGAGCCTTCGATGATGGCATCCGGCGTGCTGTCGGGCAAATTCGATAAAGAGGTCATGCTGAAGAGTAAGGACCCGGAAGGGGTAACCTTCGGGGAAGCGCTGAAGGCCAGCGGATACGAAGGGGACACCGACAACCGCATCAAGGAAGCGTCCGCTTATTTGGAACTGCATATCGAACAAGGTCCCGTGCTTGAAAAAGAAGGCCTGACGATCGGACTCGTCGATTGCGTAGTCGGCATGGTCTGTTATGAAATTGAAGTTACCGGGGAATCCAATCACGCCGGAACGACGCCGATGGGCATGCGGAATGACGCGTTTTTCGCCGCTACCGATTTGGTGGCGGAGCTGCGGAGCAAGCTGGGCGAGCTGGATTCTGAGCTGGTCTATACGATGGGCCGGGTTAATGTGTATCCCAATATCCACACGGTAATCCCGAATAAAGTTGTCTTTACTGTCGAAGCAAGACATAAGAATGAAGAGGTTATCACCGAAGTGGTGTCGGTCATTAACTCGCTTCCGCAGATGCAGGCGGGCTGCTCCGTTTCCAAGAAGAAGCTTTGGGGACGCGATACCGTCTGGTTCGATGACCGGGTATGCGGCGCGATTGAAAGCTCGGTGAAGTCGCTCGGGTATTCCTATAAAAAAATGGCCAGCGGCGCCGGACATGACGCCCAGTTCGTCGCAAGCTACCTGCCGTCAGCGATGATTTTCGTTCCGAGTGTGAAGGGCAAGAGCCACTGCGAAGAAGAACTGACCTCGTACGAGGACTGCGAAAAAGGCGTAAATGTGATGCTGGAAACGGTGCTGACACTGCTGGGAGATGGCGGGGAGTAAGTGGCTTACGCGTAGGTTATATGGCAGGAGGCTGTTCCCTTAGGGGTCTTGTGTGACCCGTCTGGAACAGCCTCCTGTTTTATTAATTATTAAAGGTGTACATAAGAAAACGGGCCGACCAAGGATTGCTCCTTGATCGGCCCGTTGAGCTTTACTGGATTTATTCAACCAGTCCAGCTTTGACCAGCAGCTGATGAAGTGTCACAGTAATCGTCTCGCGGGTTGCCGGTGCGGTAGGATTGAATACCGCACCGGAGTCGCCGGTTAGGATTCCTGCGGCAGACAGGGACTGAACGCTGTCCTTCGCATAGCCTGCGATCTTAGCGTTATCGGTATAAGCGGTGAAGGACGGATTGGCTGGGGTCAGTTCGATACCGGCCAGCTTCACGGCTCTATCCAGAATAACGGCCACTTCCTGACGGGAGACATTGGCCTTCGGCGCGAACTTGCCTTTACCAACACCCAGAATCAATCCGGCCTTCGTAGCGGCTGCAACATCGGCTGCATACCAATCGGTTGCCTTCACATCGCTAAAGTTAACCGATGCGTCGGTGCGCAGACCGAGCGCGCGTACGAGCAGTGCCGTAAATTCGGCGCGGGTCAGGTTGCTCTTCGGCGAGAAGGTCGTTGCCGAAGTGCCTTGGAAGACCAATTTGTTAGCCAGTGCCGTGATGTCCGAAGCCGCAGACGAAGCCGCGATATCGGTGAATGTCACCGGACGGCTTACAGCGGCATATGTTGAAAAGCCGGGACGATTAACGGTAACTAGCGTCGTTCCGCCCTCTTGAGCCTTGAATACGGAAGCTACCGGAGTGATCTTGCCGTTCTCTTCGAAGAGAACGCCGGCCGTATTCGCGGCGATGCTTCCAGGAACAGTGAAGGATCTCTTGATGAACGTATTGCTTGGCACAGTCAGATACGTGCTGCCGGTTACCGTTGTCCAGTTTCCTTCAAAGGATACCGGAGCTCCGATGACAGACGAACCGGCTGCGCTTGCCGTGAATTTGCCCGCTTCTTCCGAAGCCGGTTTAATCGACAGGTCGAAGCCTGCGCCTGCAGGAGCGCCGCTCAGCAGCGTTACAGGCAGGGAAACCGCGGAATCTTTCGTGCTGAGAATTACCTTGGTAGCGGAAGAGAGAGCTGCCAGCAGCTTCACTTGATCCGCAGTCAGGCTGACCTTGGCGGCGGAACCGCTAACCGAAGGAGCCGAGATGATGACAGCGTTCTGGGCGGTGGTGGCATTAGCCAAAGCAGCCTTCAGGTCGCTATCCGATACCGTGATGATGGTAACGCCGTTTTGCACAGTTGTTGCAGGCGTAATGGTTACTTGCTTGGAGCCTTGATTAATCAAAATAGCAGCAGCTGCAGGAATCGTTGGTGCAGGTGGTGTAGTTGGTGTAACTGCGCCACCGCCTCCACCACCGCCGGCTGAACCGCCTCCACCGCTGGTGCTTGTAGAGTTATCAACGCGCAGCGAGATAAAGCCGTCGTAATAGCTTGTTAATTTTTCAGTCGATTCATTGTAATACCCATAGAAGATATTCAGCTTGTAAGTTCCGTCTGTAAGATGCCCTATAACCGGTTCGCCTTTTTCGTCAAGTACGACATGGCCTTCGGCATCATACTTGATGTAGGAGCCATCAATGCCTCTGACAGTGTGAACGCCTGTTTCAAGGTAGGTAGCGCTGGTCACTGTTTCGTCGAAATCCATGAATCCGATAAGCTCATCGTCCAAGTTGTAAACGTCAAGCTCATAAACATTTGTTTTGTCAGCCGTCAGCTTATAGCTCAGATCGCTTGTAACCGGCGTTGGCAGATTTGGATAAATCACCGGTTTCGTCAGAGCGATTTCCTGAATGCCCACTGGGCTGTCAGGCAGCTCAGTGCCTACATATACGGAGAAAGGAAGGTGAAGTGTAGGCAGATTAGAACCGCTAGGAGGAGTCAAGGTAACCTGCCCTTCATAGAAGCCCGATTCTGCACTAATACCCACATTCACATTCAATGCGAATGCTTTAGTTTGGTACCCTGCAACTGCTAATTCAGTTTGACTTAAGTCAGCTGTAATTCCGGCTGGAGCGGCACCATGCCATGTCACGGAAGCGGTATAAGTTAAGCTAGCACTGTCCGTATTTTTAATCTGCAGATTCTCAACCTTGGAAGCGCCGGGAGCCACGACACCAAAGTTGGCGGAATCGTTATAGTTGATAACATTTTGCGGATTGAAGTTTTTGTCGAGAATCGTGATCGGTTCAATAGATTCAAGGACCGCCGGTGTATTAATGGCCTGGGCAACATTTACGCGGCCGGCTCCTTGTTGATAAACGTTATAATTGCCAAGTATATCAGCCGTATTGGCAAGTGCTGCGCGAATCTCAAACGGCCCCCAAGTCGGGTGAGCTTGCTTCAGAAGAAGGGCAAGGCCGGCAACATGCGGCGTAGCCATGCTTGTTCCGCTGATACGGTTGTACGCAAAATCATAGTTCTCGTCTTTATAGGCATCATATTTTTTGTAAGCAGGCCAGGTTGACAGGATGCCTACGCCCGGAGCAACGATGTCAGGTTTAATGCTTAGATTCTGGTCAACGTTCGGACCCCAGGAAGTGAAGCTGGCGAGCTCATCCCCCAAGGATTCGCCTTTGTGGTAATCATTACCGAATGTGAAGGTAACAGGTGTACCAGGGTTGGCCAGAATAGCTCTTGCCAGTGCGCGTCCCTTGACACCTTCCATATCAAAGGTCGGAAGGCTGTCATAGGTGTCACCTAGGTAAGAGTCTATATAACCGTCGCGGTTTTTAATGCTTTCGCTCAGGTCGACTTCACCATCCGTAGTTGCGTTGCCGTTGAAGATTACGATCGCTTTAGCTCCGCGATCTTTGGCATTTGCGATCTTATCGGTGAACGCGAGTAGGCCGCGCGAGACGAATACTACCGAGCCTTCAACCTGTTCCGCAGTGTAGCCTTTATAATCGTCGTCAGCGCCCAATCCCGCGTAAACGACTTTTAACGGCGCCGTGCCTACTTGGCTTGGATCAGCAAAGTTCTCGCTGTCTAATTCCCATGCCATTACATTAAAATCGCCGTAAGTAGCATAAGTGGCGGTCGTCGCGGTATCTCCGACAAAGGTGGTCTCAAACTTTCCATAGAAGGTCTTGGTTGGACTTGTTACCGCACCAACCGAAATAGCCAACTGTGAGGTTGCGGGCGAGCCGAGGGTATATTCGCCAGGTCCGGCATTGCCGTTCGCGATGACCGCAGTGACGCCGGAAAGGACAGCGTTATTGATCGCTATGGCGTCCGGAGAGTTAACATCCTTCTCAGCGTCGGAGCCGAGCGACAGGTTGATGACATCCATACCATCCTTTACGGAGCGCTCAATTCCGTCAATAACCTGAGCAGAAGATCCGGATGCGGAACTCGGATTGGCCGGGTTATAACCTAAAACTTTATAAACATAGAGATCTGCGTCATAGGCAACGCCTTTTTGAACGATATCGCTGGTCTGATTCGCGAACCGTCCAATGATTGTACCGGACACATGCGTACCGTGAGAGGTGCCTTCGAACTCCAGGTCTGCGTTAGGTGCTTCCTCGTAAGGATCGTTGTCATTATAGAAAGAATCCCAGCCGCCTATATACGCAGGTTCGATATCGGGATGCTTATAATCGACGCCTGTATCAATAACGCCTACTTTAAGACCCTTGCCGGTATACTCTTTTTCCCAAGCAGCATCCGCCCCGATTTGGTGCAGAGGAGCTGCGCCGTATTGAAGCGTTCCGTTGATAGTAGCGTCAGCTTCTTCAACAGGAACCGCATACCATGTGCTGTTCTCATAAATCGACTTGACGCCGGGAATTTCGGCAAGCTCCGGAATCTCGTTAGCGGGAACGGTTACCTCGAAGCCATTCAATACAGTGTTGTAACGATAGTTCACTTTAAGGTCAATGCCTTCGTCCTCGGCTTTGTCCAGAACTGTCGATTGCTGGCTCGCGACAGCCGCTTCGGTAGCGGATTTCGCCAGGGAGGAAATGCCCTGCTTCGCCGCGTATTTGCCTACGGCTGCCGGTTGACCGCTAAGCTGTACGATAACGCGGACATCCGCAGATGATTTGGTGTTGATTTTGGGTGAAATATAAGTTCCTTTCGAGCTTTGAAGCAAAGAGGTGCTTTTAGGAGATAACTGCGATAAGTGCGATTGCAAGCTGTCGGCTGCGAATGCCGCGCCCGGAATAGTCCCGGCTGTCAGTCCCAAAGCCAGAGATACGATGGACAGCTTGCGTGTTAATTTGCCCAACTTCAAATAAAATCCCTCCCAAATGTTCTGTATAATGTTGATTTCCCCTGCCGCCTGGGTGAAGCTTATGTAGAATTCTCCTTTCCTAGTAATTCTCTCTTTATTTCCACCTGGATTAGTAGGGAAAAAGATTAAGAAGATTCTACCACCGGTAAATTGGAAAATCCAGAGAAATATTCATTTTTCGCGTAAGTTAAGCGTGAAAATGAATGAATCTACTAAATTTTATCGTCAATCTGTAGACAATTGTGTATCCTTGTGCCGGATTTTTGAAGAAAAATGGGCTGAATGGGTAAAGTAATAGTGGAACCCAAGGGACAGCAATAAGGAGGTAAAGGCCATGAGCAACAACGAAACCGATGAAATCGGCGTTATTTACAAAGAGCGCAACGCCTTCGTTATCCGAACGGACGAGGGACCGATTGGAGAAATTACCTATGTGCCAAAAGACGAGCATACCTGGGTAGCCGATCATACGTATGTGTCGCCTCATTACCGGGGAGGAAATATTGCTCAGAGGCTGCTCAATAGACTGGCGGAGGAAGCGAGGGCGAAGGGAGTCAAAATTATACCCCAGTGCTCATATGTTGGTGTCCAGTTTAGAAGAAATCCGGAATATGAGGATGTATGGAAGCATTAGGAGTGTGCTTGAACACAGGCAGATACTATAGCAGCAGCGTTTATGGTTAAAAAAGAAGCCATCCCGCATTTATGCAGAGGATGGCTTTCTGGTGCTTCGGGTCCGGGAGCCGTCAGGCTTCCGACCATTCGCGCCGCAGGGTGAACAGGTCCTTCAGAGCTTCGGCGGACAGCTCGGTAATCCAGCCCTCCGAGCTGGTAATGATGCTGTCGCTAAGCTGTTGCTTGCTCTCCAGCATCTCGTCAATCCGCTCTTCCAATGTTCCGAGGGCAATGAATTTATGCACCTGAACATCGCGAGTCTGGCCCATGCGGTAGGCCCGGTCCGTCGCCTGATTCTCCACGGCGGGGTTCCACCAGCGGTCGAAATGAAATACATGATTGGCCGCCGTCAGGTTCAGGCCGACGCCGCCGGCCTTCAGGGACAGAATAAACACGGCAGGCCGCTGCGACGCAAGTGAAAGGTCCTGCTTCGGGCCGTTCGGGAGAGAGGCTTGCGGCTGTCCGTTCAGCGAAGAGGATGCATGCATGACCGGCTGATCTCCGCCTGCGGATGAGGGCGTTGATAGGCCTAGCGGGATCAGCGGCATGTCCCGTCTGGACTGAAAGTCTTCGATCATCCGGTCCCGCGCCGATTTGGAGGTGCTTCCGTTCAGATAAAGCACAGGCTCCCGCAGTTCCTCCCGCAGCACACGTTGAAGCATCTGGCCCATACCGACATATTGGGTAAAGATCAGGCAGCGCTCTCCCTCTTCCCGCAGCTCCTTAACCATGGCGAGCAGCCGCTCCAGCTTGGCGGAGCGTTCGATCAGCAGGCTCGTATCCGCCGGTTCGTCAGTCGTTCCTTCGTGCGTCGCCGCTTCCTTGGTGACAAGCAGCGGGTGGTCGCACAACTGCTTGAGCCGGGTAAGCGCGCCGAGAATAGCGCCTTTGCGCTCGATACCCTCCAGCTTGCGGATTTTATCCATCAGCTCGTTCACCGTCTGGTCGTAAAGCGCGGCCTGTTCGGCTGTCAGATGGACGTAGGTCTTCATCTCGTTCTTGTCGGGCAGGTCGAGCTGAATGGCAGGATCTTTCTTCTTGCGGCGCAGCATAAACGGCTTGATCAGCTTCCTGAGATCGGCTGTCCGCTTGGCATCGCCGTCCTTCTCGATCGGATGGATGAACCGTTCCTGAAAAGCGCGCAACGGTCCGAGAAAGCCCGGCGTGATGAAGTCGTATATCGACCACAGCTCCGCC is a genomic window of Paenibacillus durus ATCC 35681 containing:
- the ald gene encoding alanine dehydrogenase; this encodes MIIGIPKEIKNNENRVAITPAGVVSFVKEGHTVLVEKGAGLGSGFLDEEYAKAGAELIDGAAEVWSGAEMVMKVKEPLESEYGYFRAGLVLFTYLHLAPEPALAKALQEKGVFAIGYETVTEGRTLPLLTPMSEVAGRMSVQLGAQFLQRNYGGQGILLAGVPGVSRGKVSIIGGGVVGTNAAKMAIGLGADVTIVDLSADRLRQLDDIFGAQINTLISNPYNIAKAVAEADVLVGAVLIPGAKAPKLVTEEMVKTMKPGSVIVDVAIDQGGIVETIDKVTTHDNPVFEKHGVLHYSVANMPGAVAKTSTIALTNVTVPYALQIAGKGALKAVQENEGLMNGVNIANGKITCKAVAEALGEEYFTVAQAMSQEFTLI
- a CDS encoding Zn-dependent hydrolase, giving the protein MQTQNIFVNGARLKDTIEAFADFGRTPANGVTRLSLSEEDIKVRDYFRSCCEELGMTVKVDDMGCMYATLEGTEDKPPIVMGSHLDSVVKGGRFDGVLGVITGLEVVRTLVDHGIKPRIPVTVMNFTNEEGARFEPSMMASGVLSGKFDKEVMLKSKDPEGVTFGEALKASGYEGDTDNRIKEASAYLELHIEQGPVLEKEGLTIGLVDCVVGMVCYEIEVTGESNHAGTTPMGMRNDAFFAATDLVAELRSKLGELDSELVYTMGRVNVYPNIHTVIPNKVVFTVEARHKNEEVITEVVSVINSLPQMQAGCSVSKKKLWGRDTVWFDDRVCGAIESSVKSLGYSYKKMASGAGHDAQFVASYLPSAMIFVPSVKGKSHCEEELTSYEDCEKGVNVMLETVLTLLGDGGE
- a CDS encoding PucR family transcriptional regulator translates to MAETGSIFDRFFDSMESLADTISESLQSQVTIEDDKHHVIGYSSHQFESDPARISTIIGKRVPDSVIIGLRKKGIMRQLENTPHPIRISGVMEVGLGPRLAMCIKHQKEVLGYIWVVDAGNLAEGYAESVVEKAAQIAARYLLKQRGWKTKQTRAQEDFFWKLLTSHYGTEQDIKRDGEADNIMLPPGYFIGVFEPDRAVDDHFLLKFRQTAESYSGVSLVFLTTEHNRIIILFSFLYSIEGTQTLSSFMTLLVEQMNKSEGCRISGGCSLYYGEYLSAAVAYTEAVSIVEIKRLLPFQARELLLYEDMGFWAHIPAIIEQKRSRGRRSPLLNPLKEHDRVHKTDFVKTVAAYLTFNGNLKESAAFLHIHTNTLMYRLNRIAEITGKNLKDTHYRFSIYLDILTEETRQLNQWFAED
- a CDS encoding S8 family serine peptidase — encoded protein: MKLGKLTRKLSIVSLALGLTAGTIPGAAFAADSLQSHLSQLSPKSTSLLQSSKGTYISPKINTKSSADVRVIVQLSGQPAAVGKYAAKQGISSLAKSATEAAVASQQSTVLDKAEDEGIDLKVNYRYNTVLNGFEVTVPANEIPELAEIPGVKSIYENSTWYAVPVEEADATINGTLQYGAAPLHQIGADAAWEKEYTGKGLKVGVIDTGVDYKHPDIEPAYIGGWDSFYNDNDPYEEAPNADLEFEGTSHGTHVSGTIIGRFANQTSDIVQKGVAYDADLYVYKVLGYNPANPSSASGSSAQVIDGIERSVKDGMDVINLSLGSDAEKDVNSPDAIAINNAVLSGVTAVIANGNAGPGEYTLGSPATSQLAISVGAVTSPTKTFYGKFETTFVGDTATTATYATYGDFNVMAWELDSENFADPSQVGTAPLKVVYAGLGADDDYKGYTAEQVEGSVVFVSRGLLAFTDKIANAKDRGAKAIVIFNGNATTDGEVDLSESIKNRDGYIDSYLGDTYDSLPTFDMEGVKGRALARAILANPGTPVTFTFGNDYHKGESLGDELASFTSWGPNVDQNLSIKPDIVAPGVGILSTWPAYKKYDAYKDENYDFAYNRISGTSMATPHVAGLALLLKQAHPTWGPFEIRAALANTADILGNYNVYQQGAGRVNVAQAINTPAVLESIEPITILDKNFNPQNVINYNDSANFGVVAPGASKVENLQIKNTDSASLTYTASVTWHGAAPAGITADLSQTELAVAGYQTKAFALNVNVGISAESGFYEGQVTLTPPSGSNLPTLHLPFSVYVGTELPDSPVGIQEIALTKPVIYPNLPTPVTSDLSYKLTADKTNVYELDVYNLDDELIGFMDFDETVTSATYLETGVHTVRGIDGSYIKYDAEGHVVLDEKGEPVIGHLTDGTYKLNIFYGYYNESTEKLTSYYDGFISLRVDNSTSTSGGGGSAGGGGGGGAVTPTTPPAPTIPAAAAILINQGSKQVTITPATTVQNGVTIITVSDSDLKAALANATTAQNAVIISAPSVSGSAAKVSLTADQVKLLAALSSATKVILSTKDSAVSLPVTLLSGAPAGAGFDLSIKPASEEAGKFTASAAGSSVIGAPVSFEGNWTTVTGSTYLTVPSNTFIKRSFTVPGSIAANTAGVLFEENGKITPVASVFKAQEGGTTLVTVNRPGFSTYAAVSRPVTFTDIAASSAASDITALANKLVFQGTSATTFSPKSNLTRAEFTALLVRALGLRTDASVNFSDVKATDWYAADVAAATKAGLILGVGKGKFAPKANVSRQEVAVILDRAVKLAGIELTPANPSFTAYTDNAKIAGYAKDSVQSLSAAGILTGDSGAVFNPTAPATRETITVTLHQLLVKAGLVE
- a CDS encoding GNAT family N-acetyltransferase, with translation MSNNETDEIGVIYKERNAFVIRTDEGPIGEITYVPKDEHTWVADHTYVSPHYRGGNIAQRLLNRLAEEARAKGVKIIPQCSYVGVQFRRNPEYEDVWKH